One Aegilops tauschii subsp. strangulata cultivar AL8/78 chromosome 7, Aet v6.0, whole genome shotgun sequence genomic window carries:
- the LOC141027322 gene encoding G-type lectin S-receptor-like serine/threonine-protein kinase RLK1 yields the protein MLLAIPGGFPARHCLTKKNREGQGLLSMRPFSWKELHKATNGFEKLLGKGSFGEQREFTNEVQAIGQIHHQNLVRTIGYYKEGKHRMLVLEYMPGGSLRGFFFKPERPPWSWRAQAALGIAGGSSTSTTGASPRSCTATSSRTTYSSTARTPPRSPTSGSPSCSATSRCTTTVTNIRGTRGYIALEWFRSDARIDTKVDMYCFGVVLLEMICCRKCQDPLVDQGSEETVTLFGWAIQLASNQRTELIPPDDDDAAADLERVERFARVAFWCIEPNPSLRPTMHHVVQMLESAVAEADVLPDPPSCYMDSAPLILSSV from the exons ATGCTGCTGGCCATCCCCGGCGGCTTCCCGGCAAGGCACTGCCTGACCAAGAAGAACAGAGAGGGCCAGGGGTTGTTGAGCATGAGACCATTCAGCTGGAAGGAGCTCCACAAAGCCACCAACGGCTTCGAGAAGCTGCTGGGGAAAGGGAGCTTCGGCGAG CAGAGGGAGTTCACcaacgaggtgcaggccatcgggCAGATCCACCACCAGAACCTGGTCCGCACGATCGGGTACTACAAGGAAGGCAAGCACCGGATGTTGGTGCTAGAGTACATGCCGGGAGGGTCGCTACGCGGCTTCTTCTTCAAGCCGGAGCGGCCGCCATGGAGCTGGCGCGCCCAGGCGGCGCTCGGCATCGCCGGGGGATCGAGTACCTCCACGACGGGTGCGTCTCCCCGATCATGCACTGCGACATCAAGCCGGACAACATACTCCTCGACGGCGCGCACGCCCCCAAGATCACCGACTTCGGGATCTCCAAGCTGCTCGGCAACCAGCAGGTGCACCACCACAGTGACCAACATCAGGGGCACCAGGGGGTACATCGCCCTGGAGTGGTTCCGCAGCGACGCGCGGATCGACACCAAGGTGGACATGTACTGCTTCGGCGTCGTGCTGCTGGAGATGATCTGCTGCCGGAAGTGTCAGGACCCGCTTGTCGACCAGGGCAGCGAGGAGACGGTCACGCTGTTCGGGTGGGCGATCCAGTTGGCGAGCAACCAGAGGACTGAGCTCATACCGCCTGATGACGACGATGCGGCGGCGGACTTGGAGAGAGTGGAGAGGTTCGCACGCGTGGCGTTCTGGTGCATCGAGCCCAACCCGTCGCTCCGGCCGACCATGCACCATGTGGTGCAGATGCTGGAGAGCGCGGTGGCTGAGGCCGACGTGCTACCTGACCCTCCCTCGTGTTACATGGACTCGGCCCCTTTGATCCTGTCTTCTGTTTAA